From the Tenacibaculum dicentrarchi genome, the window TAATCAGCTCGATGCTTTTTTTGTTATTGCTAAAACCCTTATTTTTATTTGATGTTGGTTTTCAACTAAGTTATTTGGCGGTTTTTGGAATTATCTGGACACAACCACTACTCTACAATTTATGGATTTCTAAGTTTTGGCTGTTAGATAAATTTTGGCGTTTATTAACCGTTTCTATTGCCGCACAAATAGGAATATTACCCATAAGTTTGTATTATTTTCATCAATTTCCTAGCTTATTTTTTATTGCGAACCTATTAATTATTCCTTTTTTAGGAAGTATTTTAATCGGTGGAATTTTAATTATAGTTCTTGCACTTTTAAAAATACCCTTACAAATTTTGTTCGATTTTTATGGGTGGATTATTTTATTAATGAATAAAATGGTGGCTTTAATTGCCAATCAAGAGCAGTTTTTATTTCAAGAAATATCCATGTCTTTTTATAAGATGATACTTTGGTATGTTGTTATTATTTTTACGTATCAATTTATTATCAACAAAAAAACCAAGCAACTGATGTTGTTGCTTAGCTCGATAATGCTGTTACAAATAACTTTTATTTTTGAAAAAAACAAGCAACAAAAAACCTGCGAATTGATTGTTTTTAATAAAGGAATAAAAAATATAATAGGAATAAGAAATGGCAGTAATTTTAAGGTTTTACATAATTTAGATTCTTCTAAAACAACAAATGAAAGAAGTGTTAAATGCTATCGAATTCACGAAAATATAAATAGTAATTTTTTAAATAAAATACCTAATATTATTGCTTTTAAAAACGATACTATTTTAATTGTTGATGATTTAGGTATTTATAATATAGGGCTTCAAAATACGATTGTGGTCTTGCAAAAATCACCTAAAATAAACCTCGAAAGACTGATAAAAGAGTTAAATCCGAAGAAAATAATTGCCGATGCTAGCAATTACAAAAGCGATGTAAACCTTTGGAAAACTATTTGTGAAAAACAAAAAATGCCGTTTTACGATACTCGAAAAAACGGCGCTTTTATCCTTAAATAAATAAGATGTAAAACCTTTTAAATAGTACTTTTAAATTCCTTTTCAAAAGTTGTCCATTCAGTGGTCTTGTAAGTATCTTTTGTAAAAAAGTTAATTATTTTTTCAAAGCGTTGCTTTTCTAAATAACCTGGAATTGTTTGAATTAATCTTTTTTCAGGATCAAAAAATGCTGTAGAAGGATAGCTCATTTGCCCTTTCATAATTTGAGCGGCTAATTCATGATATTTCATTCCTCCTTGCTTTACATATTTGTATGTCGTTCCATTAAAACTGATGTCATCTTTCCCTTCACCATTCATTTTTACAGCGTAATAATGCTTATTAATATAGCTAACTAGCACATTATTTTTATAGGTTGTTTTATCCATTTTTTTACACCAACCACACCAATCAGTATATAAACTGACTAAAATAGGCTTGGGGTTTGTGATGTTTTTTTCAATAGCTTCTTCGAAAGTAAGCCAATTTACTTCTTCTTGGGCGTTTACATTAACTGAAATAATCGCTAAAAATAATACTAAAAATAAGTTTTTCATATCTGTTAAGTGTCAATAAGTATTCCAAATTTACAAAAAAACCTGTCAATTATTACAAATTGACAGGTTTTTGAATTGTTTATGTTTTAATATTTTAATTATTTAACACCGTGCATTAATTTTTTTAACACTGGGTTTAATGAAAGTACTAGTAATCCTGCTACAAAAGGAACTATCGTAAATATTAAAAAGAAGGTAGATAAATCATAGGCTTCTGTTATTTTTTCTATACTTCCACCAAGTACTGCCGCTAGTTTATTACCAATAGCAATTGCAAGATACCACATACCAAACATTAGTGCAATCATACGTGCTGGTACTAATTTAGATACATACGACAACCCTACTGGCGACAAGCATAATTCACCTAAAGTATGAAATAAGTAGGCTAATATTAACCAAACCATACTTACTTTTACTCCTGCTTTAACTCCATATGCTCCGTAAGCTAGTAAACCAAAACCAATAGCCATAATAATTAAACCTAAGGCATATTTACTTGCTGCAGATGGATTGTATTTACTTTCCCACCATTTAGAAAACATTGACGCAAAGGCAATAATAAAAAATGAGTTTAAAATACTAAACCATGAAACCGTTATTTCAATTTCACTATCGTTTATTGATGCTACGGTTGCTTTTACAATACCGTTATCTTTATGTAATTCTTCAGCTCTTTCTTTTGCGTGTTTTAATCTATTA encodes:
- a CDS encoding thioredoxin family protein translates to MKNLFLVLFLAIISVNVNAQEEVNWLTFEEAIEKNITNPKPILVSLYTDWCGWCKKMDKTTYKNNVLVSYINKHYYAVKMNGEGKDDISFNGTTYKYVKQGGMKYHELAAQIMKGQMSYPSTAFFDPEKRLIQTIPGYLEKQRFEKIINFFTKDTYKTTEWTTFEKEFKSTI
- a CDS encoding ComEC/Rec2 family competence protein gives rise to the protein MRKLLQYLPFHFLVCIIIGIILQFHTAIWRFDFSFLVLFILAFTGVLFLLKNIVSWKLYFTLTSLLFFIFIGISTTFLHNPKNYDSYYKHHITDNSDIIIQIHKVLKTGNYAHKYIADVIQIDTKKTIGNVLINLKKDSISTLLKVDDLIITTAKFENLTGALNPYQFDYREYLAKQYVYQQVFINPTNYQKLSNEKTSIYGLSEQFRNNIQASLKGKGFKKEELSVINALLLGQRKNISKNLLQNYTNAGAVHILAISGLHIGILFLLLNSLFKPIERLKNGLLFKTIIILILLWVFAFIAGLSASVVRAVTMFTFVAVGASFKRKKVVEYSLISSMLFLLLLKPLFLFDVGFQLSYLAVFGIIWTQPLLYNLWISKFWLLDKFWRLLTVSIAAQIGILPISLYYFHQFPSLFFIANLLIIPFLGSILIGGILIIVLALLKIPLQILFDFYGWIILLMNKMVALIANQEQFLFQEISMSFYKMILWYVVIIFTYQFIINKKTKQLMLLLSSIMLLQITFIFEKNKQQKTCELIVFNKGIKNIIGIRNGSNFKVLHNLDSSKTTNERSVKCYRIHENINSNFLNKIPNIIAFKNDTILIVDDLGIYNIGLQNTIVVLQKSPKINLERLIKELNPKKIIADASNYKSDVNLWKTICEKQKMPFYDTRKNGAFILK